Proteins encoded within one genomic window of Etheostoma cragini isolate CJK2018 chromosome 21, CSU_Ecrag_1.0, whole genome shotgun sequence:
- the slc16a5a gene encoding monocarboxylate transporter 6 yields the protein MTQRNGIRGTSEGCRHSEASGDLEKVQEANDGMEKVQEANDCESEEAGQGNECRDAAAGPAAGAVAAPDGGWGWMVLAATIIVLALTLAFPSCVGIFYTDLQNEFHASNSETSWVPSIMTSVLHAGGPFCSVLVEKLGCRATVMLGGVLSGLGMAASSFTQSITQLYITAGVITGLGFCFSFQPAVTILGHYFVRRRAFANAMSSTGTALGLCFLPFLGDYLHTELGWRGSFLVLGAVLLNCCVCGAVMRPLQPPKHRGQPLMNHGPPPPEEETVRTEKGGMRRIWSSLGASLCKHMAFDQLCYNARYCVYSIGITWMMLGFVVPLIYLVPYATANDMEQSRAALLLSILGMVNIVVRPPFGILLSMSWFKGRHIYVFSAALLVNGLSNSICCIGPSFPVLLVYVVVYGLSMSVVGSLMFTVLMEIVEMSRFPSALGLLAIMESVTLLIGPPLAGVLIDKTGQYYHVFFACSAVVASSAVFLMVSFCWLDKRDSALSQQGQPPAAPEPAVALAPGCQYISVPTEGDKDKASSNGAEYSI from the exons ATGACTCAGAGAAATGGGATCAGAGGGACGAGTGAAGGCTGCCGCCACTCTGAGGCCTCCGGGGACCTGGAGAAAGTTCAGGAGGCCAACGACGGTATGGAGAAAGTTCAAGAGGCCAACGACTGTGAATCTGAGGAGGCGGGACAGGGAAATGAATGCAGAGACGCCGCCGCCGGGCCTGCAGCGGGAGCAGTCGCAGCTCCGGATGGCGGTTGGGGCTGGATGGTGCTGGCCGCCACCATCATAGTCCTGGCTTTGACCCTGGCGTTCCCGTCCTGTGTGGGAATCTTCTACACCGACCTGCAGAATGAGTTCCACGCCTCCAACAGCGAGACCTCCTGGGTGCCGTCCATCATGACGTCAGTGCTTCACGCGGGAG GTCCCTTTTGTAGCGTGCTGGTGGAGAAACTTGGTTGCCGAGCGACGGTCATGTTGGGCGGCGTCCTGAGTGGGCTGGGAATGGCCGCCAGCTCATTTACCCAGTCCATCACACAGCTCTACATCACAGCCGGGGTTATCACAG GCCTCGGTTTCTGCTTCAGCTTCCAGCCGGCGGTGACGATCCTCGGGCACTACTTTGTGCGTCGCCGTGCGTTCGCCAACGCGATGTCGTCCACGGGCACAGCGCTGGGCCTGTGCTTTCTGCCTTTCCTGGGTGACTACCTCCACACAGAGCTGGGCTGGAGGGGCAGTTTCCTGGTTTTGGGGGCCGTCCTGCTGAACTGCTGCGTGTGCGGAGCAGTGATGAGGCCCCTGCAGCCCCCCAAGCATCGCGGCCAGCCGCTCATGAACCACGGACCCCCTCCGCCTGAGGAGGAAACTGTGAGGACGGAGAAAGGGGGGATGAGAAGGATATGGAGCTCCTTGGGGGCTTCTCTGTGCAAACACATGGCATTTGATCAGCTGTGCTACAACGCACGTTACTGTGTGTACTCCATAGGCATCACCTGGATGATGCTTGGGTTCGTGGTGCCTTTAATCTACCTGGTTCCCTACGCCACAGCTAACGACATGGAGCAGAGCCGGGCCGCGCTGCTGCTCTCCATCCTGGGTATGGTCAACATCGTGGTGCGGCCGCCCTTCGGCATCCTCTTAAGCATGTCGTGGTTCAAAGGGCGTCACATTTACGTGTTTTCTGCTGCTTTGCTGGTCAACGGGCTCAGTAACAGCATCTGCTGCATCGGGCCCAGCTTCCCCGTGCTGCTGGTCTATGTGGTGGTCTACGGGCTGTCCATGAGCGTGGTGGGCTCCCTGATGTTCACTGTCCTCATGGAGATAGTGGAGATGAGCCGCTTCCCCTCGGCTCTAGGTCTGCTCGCTATCATGGAGAGCGTCACGCTGCTCATCGGGCCTCCGCTGGCAG gagTCCTGATCGACAAGACAGGCCAGTACTACCACGTCTTCTTTGCCTGCAGTGCCGTGGTTGCCTCCTCTGCTGTGTTCCTCATGGTGTCCTTCTGCTGGCTGGATAAAAGGGACAGCGCCTTGTCCCAGCAGGGTCAGCCCCCCGCTGCACCTGAACCAGCTGTTGCCTTGGCGCCGGGCTGTCAGTACATCAGCGTCCCcacagagggagacaaagacaaGGCCTCGTCCAACGGGGCAGAGTACAGCATATGA
- the kctd2 gene encoding BTB/POZ domain-containing protein KCTD2, with amino-acid sequence MAELHVVEQSGTGTMEQPPEHRDVRGSVRLASPSLMVVPPRGGQLSPGGGSSSGGGGGGGGRTVFGFPAKSNPSSPSEPVDKPGSRWVRLNVGGTYFITTKQTLCRDPKSFLFRLCQEDPDLDSDKDETGAYLIDRDPTYFGPILNYLRHGKLIMDKNLAEDGVLEEAEFYNIASLVRLVKERIRDNENRTSQGPVKHVYRVLQCQEEELTQMVSTMSDGWKFEQLISIGSSYNYGNEDQAEFLCVVSRELNNSTNGIVIEPTEKAKILQERGSRM; translated from the exons atggctgaACTGCATGTTGTGGAGCAGAGCGGCACTGGCACCATGGAGCAGCCGCCCGAGCACCGCGATGTCCGGGGCTCCGTGCGCCTGGCGTCGCCCTCCCTCATGGTGGTTCCTCCTCGGGGCGGCCAGCTCAGTCCCGGCGGGGGGTCGAGCAGCGGCGGCGGAGGCGGCGGCGGCGGACGCACCGTGTTCGGGTTCCCGGCGAAGAGCAACCCGAGCTCCCCGTCCGAACCGGTGGACAAGCCCGGCTCGCGCTGGGTTCGCCTGAACGTCGGCGGGACCTACTTCATCACGACCAAACAGACGCTGTGTCGGGACCCCAAATCCTTCCTGTTCAGACTGTGTCAAGAAGACCCGGACCTGGACTCCGACAAA GACGAGACCGGAGCCTACCTGATCGACAGGGACCCCACGTACTTCGGCCCCATCCTGAATTACCTCCGGCACGGAAAACTGATCATGGATAAAAACCTGGCGGAGGACG GTGTTCTCGAGGAAGCCGAGTTCTACAACATTGCGTCTCTGGTGAGGCTGGTTAAGGAGAGGATACGGGACAACGAGAACCGGACATCCCAG GGTCCTGTGAAGCATGTGTATCGAGTACTACAGTGCCAAGAGGAGGAACTCACACAGATGGTCTCAACCATGTCGGACGGTTGGAAGTTTGAGCAG cTTATAAGCATCGGCTCCTCTTATAACTACGGCAACGAGGACCAGGCCGAGTTTCTATGTGTGGTTTCCCGGGAACTCAACAACTCCACCAACGGCATCGTCATCGAGCCCACCGAGAAGGCCAAG ATCCTTCAGGAGCGAGGCTCGCGGATGTAA
- the tubgcp2 gene encoding gamma-tubulin complex component 2: MSEFRIHHDVNELLSLLHVRGGDGAEGYIDLLQKHRTPYVTTTVSAHSAKVKLAEFSKTPEDFLRKYEELKSKNVRNLDPLVYLLSKLCEDKETLQFLQQNAKERSESSANATSTTTTSYTLPQTSTKMSMQELDELRKKLGNVTASANAPLPAEVTRKMLRDKHNKKNPTQPNPVFPNWVYDRPALLGDFITSPPPPGDSAVAIGTMPLPAQEQALVEDLLFVLVGVDGRDITAQPVLGRQNRSFIVDSTLDMSIKELVNRILPVASYYSTITRFIEEKSSFEYGQVNHALTAAMRTLIKEYLILVTQLEHLQRQVMLSLQKLWFYIQPTMRTMEILASIASSVDKGECMGGATLSLLHDRTFNYTGDSQAQELCLYLTKAASVPYFEFLEKWIYRGIIKDPYSEFMVEEHELQKEKIQEDYNDKYWDQRYTIVQHRIPSFLQKMADKILSTGKYLNVVRECGRDVTCPGAKEVLYTLKERAYVEQIEKAYNYASKVLLAFLMEEKELVSRLRSIKHYFLMDKGDFFVHFMDLTEEELKKPVDDIVPTRLEALLELALRMSTANTDPFKDDLKIDLMPHDVITQLLRVLAIETKQEKAIINAEATDASLSGLEAFSFDYIVKWPLSLIINRKALTRYQMLFRHIFYCKHVERLLCNVWISSKDFKLYSLHSAKWFSAAFALRQRMLNFVQNIQYYMMFEVMEPTWHIMENNLKTASNIDDVLCHHTSFLDNCLKDCMLTNPELLRIFSKLMSVCVMFTNCMQRYTQSMRLDRLSLEQGTMDGPPTQSEHAEEAEKKRLTTKLLAEHADILQSDSSFEATISKFDSNFSMLLLDLLDKLSIYSTNDCEHSMISIIYRLDFNGFYTERLERMAIERSQKASV, encoded by the exons ATGAGTGAGTTCAGGATCCACCATGATGTGAACGAGCTGCTCAGCCTGCTTCATGTCCGCGGAGGTGATGGAGCCGAGGGCTACATAGACCTGCTGCAGAAACACAGGACTCCCTATGTCACAACCACGGTGTCTGCTCACAGTGCAAAG GTCAAATTAGCAGAGTTCTCTAAAACACCGGAAGACTTCTTGAGGAAGTACGAGGAGCTCAAGTCCAAAAATGTTCGAAACCTCGACCCTCTGGTTTATCTGCTCTCCAAACTCTGTGAGGATAAAGAG ACACTCCAGTTTCTACAGCAGAATGCCAAAGAGAGGTCAGAGTCATCAGCGAACGCAACGTCAACCACAACCACCAGTTACACTCTGCCTCAGACCAGCACCAAGATGTCCATGCAGGAACTGGACGAGCTGCGAAAGAAGCTCGGCAACGTGACGGCGAGCGCCAATGCTCCTCTG CCTGCTGAAGTGACACGGAAGATGCTGCGAGACAAACACAACAAGAAGAACCCCACCCAGCCGAACCCCGTGTTTCCTAACTGGGTGTACGACCGTCCTGCTCTCCTCGGAGACTTCATcaccagccccccccctccaggaGATTCAGCTGTGGCTATTG GTACGATGCCCCTGCCTGCTCAGGAACAAGCACTGGTGGAGGATCTACTGTTTGTCCTGGTTGGAGTTGACGGGAGAGACATCACAGCTCAGCCTGTACTGGGGAGACAAAACCGCTCCTTCATTGTCGATTCGACACTGGACATGTCTATCAAAGAGCTGGTTAACAGAATATTACCAGTCGCGTCGTATTACTCCACTATAACACG CTTCATTGAGGAGAAGTCGTCCTTCGAGTACGGCCAGGTGAACCACGCGTTGACGGCGGCGATGAGGACATTGATAAAGGAGTACCTGATCCTGGTCACGCAGCTGGAGCACCTCCAGCGGCAGGTCATGCTGTCCCTGCAAAAGCTCTGGTTTTACATCCAGCCCACCATGAGGACCATGGAGATACTGGCCTCCATTG CGTCCTCGGTAGATAAAGGAGAGTGCATGGGGGGGGCGACACTGAGTCTTCTTCATGATCGAACCTTCAACTACACGGGTGACAGCCAGGCTCAGGAGCTGTGTCTCTACCTCACTAAAGCAGCCAGCGTCCCTTACTTTGAATTCCTGGAGAAGTGGATCTACAGGGGCATCATCAAGGATCCATACAG TGAGTTCATGGTGGAAGAGCATGAGctgcaaaaagagaaaattcaGGAGGACTACAACGATAAGTACTGGGATCAGAGATACACCATCGTACAACATCGGATCCCCTCCTTTCTGCAGAAAATGGCAGACAAAATATTAAGCACag GGAAATACCTCAATGTGGTGCGGGAATGTGGCCGCGATGTGACATGTCCTGGTGCTAAGGAGGTCCTGTACACCCTGAAGGAACGGGCCTATGTGGAGCAGATAGAGAAAGCTTACAACTATGCCAGCAAGGTCCTGCTGGCCTTCCTCATGGAGGAGAAGGAGCTGGTTTCACGCCTGAG ATCCATCAAGCACTACTTTTTAATGGACAAAGGTGATTTCTTTGTGCACTTCATGGACCTGACGGAGGAAGAGCTGAAGAAGCCGGTGGATGACATAGTTCCTACCAGACTAGAAGCCCTGCTGGAGCTGGCTCTGAGGATGAGCACCGCCAACACGGACCCCTTCAAAGATGACCTCAAG ATCGATTTAATGCCTCATGACGTCATCACCCAGCTGCTGCGGGTGCTGGCCATCGAGACCAAGCAGGAGAAGGCCATTATCAACGCAGAAGCCACAGACGCGTCCCTCAGCGGGCTGGAGGCCTTCTCCTTCGACTACATCGTCAAGTGGCCGCTCTCACTCATCATCAACAG GAAAGCCCTGACGAGGTACCAGATGTTGTTCAGACACATATTTTACTGCAAACATGTGGAGAGGCTGCTGTGCAACGTGTGGATCAGCAGCAAAGATTTCAAGCTGTACTCCTTACATTCTGCCAAATG GTTTTCTGCTGCGTTCGCCCTCCGCCAGCGCATGCTGAACTTCGTGCAGAACATCCAGTACTACATGATGTTTGAGGTGATGGAGCCCACCTGGCACATCATGGAGAACAACCTGAAGACG gcgTCGAACATCGACGACGTGCTCTGCCATCACACTAGCTTCCTGGACAACTGCCTGAAGGACTGCATGCTGACCAACCCCGAGCTCCTCAGGATCTTCTCCAAGCTCATGTCTGTCTGCGTCATGTTCACCAACTGCATGCAG CGGTACACTCAGAGCATGAGGTTAGACCGCCTGTCCCTGGAACAAGGGACCATGGATGGGCCTCCCACTCAGAGCGAACATGCCGAggaggcagagaagaagaggctGACCACCAAG TTATTGGCTGAGCATGCAGACATCCTCCAGTCAGACTCCAGCTTCGAAGCCACCATCAGCAAGTTTGACAGTAACTTCAGCATGCTGCTGCTGGACCTGCTGGACAAGCTGAGCATCTACAGCACCAACGACTGTGAGCACAGCATGATCAGCATCATCTACAG GCTGGATTTCAATGGATTCTACACCGAGCGGCTGGAGAGGATGGCCATCGAGCGCAGTCAGAAAGCATCCGTGTAG